A genomic region of Manihot esculenta cultivar AM560-2 chromosome 15, M.esculenta_v8, whole genome shotgun sequence contains the following coding sequences:
- the LOC110602654 gene encoding phosphoribulokinase, chloroplastic has translation MAICTVYTTQSLNSTCSIYTPGKTHFGFNQKHLVLYSSSSKRINRRASTSVITCSAEDSQTVVIGLAADSGCGKSTFMRRLTSVFGGAAEPPRGGNPDSNTLISDTTTVICLDDYHSLDRTGRKEKGVTALDPKANDFDLMCEQVKALKDGIAVEKPIYNHVTGLLDPPELIKPPKILVIEGLHPMFDERVRKLLDFSIYLDISNEVKFAWKIQRDMAERGHSLESIKASIEARKPDFDAYIDPQKQYADAVIEVLPTQLIPGDNEGKILRVRMIMKEGVEYFIPVYLFDEGSTISWIPCGRKLTCSYPGIKFSYGPETYFGHEVSVVEMDGQFDRLDELIYVESHLSNISTKFYGEVTQQMLKHADFPGSNNGTGLFQTIIGLKIRDLYEQIIASKAKARVEAKA, from the exons ATGGCAATTTGCACAGTTTACACTACCCAATCTCTGAATTCAACATGCTCAATTTACACTCCAGGAAAAACCCACTTTGGATTTAACCAAAAACATCTTGTGTTGTATAGCAGCAGTAGCAAGAGAATCAATAGGAGAGCTTCCACTAGTGTAATAACATGCTCAGCAGAAGATTCACAGACTGTTGTGATTGGTCTAGCTGCAGACTCAGGGTGTGGGAAGAGTACCTTCATGAGGAGGCTGACTAGTGTGTTTGGCGGTGCAGCGGAGCCACCAAGAGGAGGCAATCCTGATTCAAATACACTCATCAGTGACACAACTACTGTGATATGTTTAGATGATTATCACTCACTGGATAGAACAGGAAGGAAGGAAAAAGGAGTTACAGCACTTGATCCAAAAGCCAATGATTTTGATCTCATGTGTGAGCAAGTTAAAGCTCTTAAAGATGGGATTGCTGTTGAGAAACCTATCTATAATCATGTCACTGGTCTCCTTGATCCCCCTGAGCTCATCAAGCCTCCTAAGATTCTTGTTATTGAAGGTCTTCACCCAAT GTTTGATGAACGTGTAAGGAAACTGTTAGACTTCAGCATCTATTTGGACATAAGCAATGAGGTTAAATTTGCATGGAAAATtcag AGGGACATGGCAGAGCGAGGACATAGTCTTGAAAGCATTAAAGCCAGTATTGAAGCACGCAAGCCTGACTTTGATGCTTATATTG ATCCACAAAAGCAATATGCGGATGCAGTGATAGAAGTGCTGCCAACCCAACTGATTCCAGGGGACAATGAGGGGAAAATATTAAGAGTTAGAATGATAATGAAAGAAGGAGTTGAGTATTTCATCCCCGTCTACTTGTTTGATGAAGGATCCACCATTTCATGGATACCTTGTGGTAGGAAGCTCACCTGCTCTTATCCTGGCATCAAGTTCTCCTACGGCCCTGAAACTTATTTTGGCCACGAG GTGTCTGTAGTGGAGATGGATGGGCAATTCGACAGATTAGATGAGCTCATATATGTAGAAAGCCATCTAAGCAACATCTCCACCAAGTTCTATGGAGAAGTCACTCAGCAAATGTTGAAGCATGCAGATTTCCCTGGAAGTAACAATGGAACAGGTCTCTTCCAAACAATCATAGGATTGAAAATAAGAGATCTTTATGAGCAAATCATTGCTAGTAAGGCAAAGGCTCGTGTAGAAGCAAAAGCCTAA